One Bradyrhizobium sp. ISRA464 genomic window carries:
- a CDS encoding phenylacetate--CoA ligase family protein gives MSESISSVLLDARRARTQGLNAIAQRQRARLGEVVAFARANSPYYRELYQDLPERIECSSVLPVVNKQELMRHFDDWVTDREVSFAAVQAFVDNPELIGQRLIGKYSVATTSGSTGTPGIFLLDKPNWTVTLAFSLRMMMGWLSASDMFRLLVRGGRAASVLAMGGHYIGATSFAAIRTKWSARRFRALPAQAPLRDLVAELNRFRPALLVGYASVMALLAAEQEGGRLHIRPVLVLPSSEGLLQDGYDRIARAFHAKVRTVYAATECLFMAIGCEHGWQHVNSDWVILEPVDANYRPVPPGEESHTVLVSNLANRVQPILRYDLGDRILQRPDPCPCGNPLPAIRVRGRAADILTFPTERGEKVAVPLLVLEIDHVPGVELFQIVQTAPTQLRVRLRPAADADPNRVWRAVHSELTKLLNEHGLGHVSVELGAEPPVPSSAGKYRTVIPLVLGA, from the coding sequence ATGAGCGAAAGCATCTCATCAGTGTTGCTCGATGCGCGCCGCGCAAGGACACAAGGTCTCAACGCCATCGCGCAGCGACAACGGGCTCGCCTTGGCGAGGTCGTGGCCTTCGCTCGCGCCAATTCGCCCTATTATCGCGAACTCTATCAGGATCTACCGGAGCGAATTGAGTGCTCGTCCGTGCTGCCGGTGGTTAATAAGCAAGAGCTAATGCGTCATTTTGACGACTGGGTCACCGACCGCGAGGTTAGTTTCGCGGCAGTGCAAGCGTTCGTCGATAACCCTGAGCTGATCGGGCAACGGCTCATTGGCAAGTATTCGGTGGCAACCACTTCGGGCAGCACCGGGACACCTGGAATATTTCTGTTGGACAAACCCAATTGGACGGTGACGCTCGCTTTTTCGCTGCGCATGATGATGGGCTGGCTTAGCGCCAGCGACATGTTTCGTCTTCTCGTCCGCGGCGGCCGCGCGGCGTCGGTGCTGGCAATGGGGGGCCATTACATCGGCGCAACCAGCTTTGCTGCAATCCGCACAAAATGGTCGGCCCGACGATTCCGGGCGCTCCCGGCACAGGCGCCGTTACGCGATCTGGTCGCCGAACTCAATCGGTTCCGCCCGGCGCTGCTCGTCGGATACGCCAGCGTCATGGCACTATTGGCCGCCGAGCAGGAGGGCGGTCGCCTGCATATTCGGCCGGTGCTGGTCCTTCCGAGTTCGGAAGGGCTTTTGCAGGACGGATACGACCGGATCGCAAGGGCATTCCACGCCAAGGTCCGGACCGTTTACGCCGCGACGGAATGCCTGTTCATGGCCATCGGCTGTGAACACGGTTGGCAGCACGTCAACAGCGATTGGGTGATCCTCGAACCCGTCGATGCGAACTATCGGCCGGTTCCGCCCGGCGAGGAGTCGCATACGGTCCTCGTGAGCAACCTCGCCAATCGCGTGCAGCCGATCCTCCGCTACGATCTCGGCGACCGCATCCTGCAACGACCTGATCCTTGCCCTTGCGGCAACCCGCTTCCGGCGATCCGCGTGCGGGGCCGCGCCGCCGACATCCTTACGTTTCCAACCGAACGCGGCGAGAAAGTCGCAGTGCCACTGCTCGTGCTTGAGATCGATCATGTACCCGGTGTGGAGTTGTTTCAGATAGTGCAGACTGCGCCAACACAATTGCGCGTTCGCTTGCGTCCCGCAGCCGACGCGGACCCAAACCGGGTTTGGCGGGCGGTGCATTCCGAATTGACCAAGCTGCTGAATGAGCATGGGCTTGGTCACGTGTCTGTTGAGTTGGGCGCCGAACCGCCAGTTCCATCCTCCGCCGGAAAGTACCGCACCGTGATCCCACTGGTTCTGGGTGCTTGA
- a CDS encoding branched-chain amino acid ABC transporter permease has translation MSYADLVSLAYQYVDNMAFLLLAALGLIIILGVVNVINLAHGELIMLGAYITTLAYNRAHLPLPICMMLSVVGVGLFGMALERFIVRRFYGDRLGALVATWSVGLILSQGTLLTLGPSMQSVPLPAWTFSYGGYSFGGYRLLLFAIALAAIFATWWAFYRTKIGVRTRATMQNADMARALGVDTRHIYLLTFGAGSALAGLTGALYAPTTTIVPLMGTQFVDVAFITVVIGGGANPIIGALSSAALLAVISTPLSSVLGTFIGRIGLLVAALVVIRFLPRGLSGYWQELRYQRMGRASV, from the coding sequence ATGAGCTATGCCGACCTCGTGAGCCTCGCGTATCAGTACGTGGACAACATGGCATTTCTGCTGTTGGCCGCGCTCGGGTTGATCATCATCCTTGGGGTGGTGAACGTCATCAATCTTGCTCATGGCGAGTTGATAATGCTCGGCGCGTATATCACGACGCTTGCTTACAACCGCGCCCATCTTCCACTGCCGATTTGCATGATGCTCAGCGTCGTCGGCGTTGGTCTGTTCGGCATGGCGCTGGAGCGGTTCATTGTCCGGCGCTTCTACGGTGACAGGCTCGGCGCGCTTGTCGCCACCTGGAGCGTCGGTCTGATCCTGAGCCAGGGCACTCTGCTGACGCTTGGTCCGTCGATGCAGTCCGTGCCGCTGCCGGCGTGGACCTTCTCGTATGGGGGCTACTCGTTCGGGGGCTATCGGCTTCTTCTTTTCGCCATCGCGCTTGCGGCGATTTTTGCGACCTGGTGGGCATTCTATCGCACCAAGATCGGGGTGCGCACGCGGGCGACAATGCAAAATGCGGATATGGCGCGCGCCCTCGGCGTAGACACCCGCCACATCTACCTGCTCACATTCGGTGCCGGTTCTGCCTTGGCCGGCCTCACCGGTGCGCTGTACGCCCCCACCACGACGATTGTTCCGCTGATGGGTACGCAATTCGTCGATGTCGCATTCATCACCGTCGTGATCGGGGGCGGCGCCAACCCCATCATTGGAGCGCTATCGAGCGCCGCGTTGCTGGCCGTGATCTCGACGCCTCTGTCCAGTGTTCTCGGCACCTTCATCGGGCGCATCGGCCTACTCGTCGCGGCACTCGTGGTGATCAGGTTTCTTCCGCGCGGATTATCCGGCTATTGGCAGGAGCTGCGTTACCAGCGCATGGGGAGGGCGTCGGTGTGA
- a CDS encoding ABC transporter substrate-binding protein, with the protein MSANFSVVTEQGAGMSPDRTPKDSVSRRDFVKAAAVAGAATAIGSFPYIQANAAETPSIKFGLLEDRSGNFAIFGLNKWHGTQLAIKEINDGWTLDGGVQGPGGPGVFAKTAANPPTANIKEVVDRGGDETLDATVWKEGDEYLVQSGEKGVLGRSIELIAPDPQSDNTQFQALSRRLILEDKVDVIMAGFASAEREAIRPIMYQNKMLYFYNNQYEGGVADKYTFCTGAIPEQQIVPVMQYMIKNFGPKIYTLAADYNFGQLSAAWTRAMAPLLKATVIGEEFIPLSVSQFSSSIARIQQAKPDWLMMYITGQNHSNYYPQANAAGLKIPMGSSINIAQGYEHRRFQPPSLDRFHVTASYMEEIPTPRNHKFVQRWRAMFPDEPYMAMEGHSAYVATHLYAKAVRLAGSTQKEAVIEALESGIGVEAPAGWVFMDPATHHLSQYIRLARCDEKHNIQFVTEWPHIEPWWTRRLGVNLVRKSESKQYIPDEDPFFKKFAKKT; encoded by the coding sequence ATGAGTGCTAATTTCTCTGTCGTTACCGAACAGGGTGCTGGTATGTCTCCTGATCGCACCCCCAAAGACTCTGTCTCGCGGCGAGACTTCGTGAAGGCCGCGGCAGTGGCCGGCGCTGCGACCGCCATCGGTTCCTTTCCGTACATTCAGGCCAACGCTGCTGAGACACCCTCGATCAAGTTCGGTCTTCTCGAAGATAGATCAGGCAACTTCGCCATCTTCGGCCTCAACAAGTGGCACGGGACCCAATTGGCTATCAAGGAAATCAACGATGGCTGGACGCTCGACGGCGGTGTTCAGGGGCCTGGTGGTCCTGGCGTGTTCGCCAAAACCGCGGCAAATCCGCCGACCGCCAACATCAAGGAGGTGGTGGACCGAGGTGGTGACGAGACGCTCGACGCGACGGTTTGGAAGGAAGGCGACGAGTATCTGGTCCAATCCGGCGAGAAGGGGGTGCTCGGTCGCTCGATTGAACTCATTGCGCCCGACCCGCAATCCGATAATACCCAGTTCCAGGCCTTATCACGGCGACTCATTCTCGAAGACAAGGTGGACGTCATCATGGCGGGATTCGCCAGCGCGGAGCGCGAGGCGATCCGTCCGATCATGTATCAAAACAAGATGCTCTACTTCTACAACAACCAGTACGAAGGCGGCGTAGCCGACAAATACACCTTCTGCACCGGTGCAATCCCTGAACAGCAGATCGTACCGGTCATGCAATACATGATCAAAAACTTTGGTCCAAAGATCTACACCTTGGCGGCGGACTACAATTTCGGCCAGTTGAGCGCCGCGTGGACGCGGGCGATGGCTCCACTGCTCAAGGCAACGGTGATTGGCGAGGAGTTTATCCCGCTCAGCGTTTCGCAATTTTCGTCAAGTATCGCGCGTATTCAGCAGGCAAAGCCCGATTGGCTCATGATGTACATCACGGGCCAGAACCACTCGAATTACTATCCGCAAGCAAATGCCGCGGGCCTCAAAATCCCCATGGGGTCGAGCATCAATATCGCGCAAGGCTACGAGCATAGGCGCTTCCAACCGCCGTCTCTCGATCGCTTCCACGTGACCGCAAGTTACATGGAGGAGATACCAACCCCGCGTAATCACAAGTTCGTGCAACGTTGGCGCGCGATGTTCCCCGACGAGCCCTACATGGCCATGGAAGGCCATAGCGCCTACGTCGCGACCCATCTCTATGCCAAGGCCGTCCGCCTCGCCGGCTCGACGCAGAAAGAGGCCGTAATCGAGGCGCTGGAATCCGGCATCGGCGTTGAGGCGCCGGCTGGCTGGGTTTTTATGGATCCCGCCACGCATCATCTCAGCCAATACATCCGCCTCGCGCGTTGTGACGAGAAGCATAACATCCAGTTCGTGACGGAATGGCCCCACATAGAGCCCTGGTGGACGCGCCGGCTCGGCGTGAACCTGGTGCGGAAGTCGGAGTCCAAACAGTACATCCCGGATGAGGATCCGTTCTTCAAGAAGTTTGCGAAGAAGACCTAG
- a CDS encoding ABC transporter permease: MKAPITNTGTRMWRILNGPQELGHGPAFWTCFVAVTVIALAYPTFGSAFGLSNIANFCLYVPMALGLSLLWGYNGVLSFGQSAFFVIAGYVYGLVAGNLSDVPGGTLVGVAAGISASALVAVVFGYFVFYGQVSGWIIPLLLLVLSLILETFLGQTAGYQWRVGGVLLGGYNGMTGIPSIQIGSITFVSASAALYYLVVVLTLMIYLGLRILVNSRYGHVVIAIRDDSERTRSLGYNVAIIQIQVFVLAAALAGLSGVLYVSWGNYINPASTGMLMATLPVIWTAVGGRKSLVAVLVSTLILRWLADTLAVRGGEYAFLIMGVLLLLTMVFFPEGIIMSLARGYRRWRPKAHDVMRVRQ, from the coding sequence GTGAAAGCACCAATCACCAACACCGGGACGAGGATGTGGCGGATCCTCAATGGCCCCCAAGAGCTCGGACACGGACCCGCGTTCTGGACCTGTTTCGTGGCGGTGACGGTGATTGCCCTGGCGTATCCGACGTTTGGCTCAGCGTTCGGTCTATCCAATATTGCGAACTTTTGTCTTTACGTTCCGATGGCACTCGGGCTTTCGCTCTTGTGGGGCTATAACGGCGTGCTCAGCTTCGGGCAGAGCGCGTTCTTCGTGATCGCCGGTTACGTTTATGGATTGGTGGCGGGCAACCTGAGCGACGTTCCAGGCGGCACGCTCGTCGGCGTGGCGGCGGGAATTTCGGCGTCTGCCCTGGTGGCCGTCGTCTTCGGATACTTCGTCTTTTACGGACAGGTCAGTGGATGGATCATCCCGCTGCTGCTTCTGGTACTGTCGTTGATCCTGGAAACCTTCCTCGGGCAAACGGCGGGTTACCAGTGGCGTGTCGGCGGCGTGCTGTTGGGCGGTTACAATGGGATGACCGGAATTCCGTCGATTCAAATCGGCTCGATCACTTTCGTCAGCGCGAGCGCAGCCCTTTATTACCTCGTCGTCGTGCTGACGCTGATGATTTATCTCGGCCTTCGGATCTTGGTGAATTCCCGATACGGACACGTTGTGATCGCGATCCGGGACGATTCTGAGCGTACGCGCTCGCTTGGATACAACGTTGCCATCATTCAAATCCAGGTGTTTGTCCTGGCCGCGGCATTGGCTGGACTCAGTGGTGTCCTCTACGTCTCCTGGGGAAACTACATCAACCCCGCAAGCACGGGAATGCTGATGGCAACCTTGCCGGTGATCTGGACGGCGGTTGGCGGACGCAAGAGTTTGGTCGCTGTTTTGGTATCAACATTGATCCTGCGTTGGTTGGCAGACACATTGGCGGTCAGAGGCGGTGAATATGCCTTTCTGATCATGGGAGTTCTATTGCTCCTGACCATGGTGTTCTTCCCGGAAGGGATCATCATGTCGTTGGCGCGCGGTTACCGGCGTTGGCGACCGAAGGCACATGATGTGATGCGGGTGCGGCAATGA
- a CDS encoding ABC transporter ATP-binding protein — protein sequence MTLGSLIEVQDLVAGYGSGDILQGVNLRIEAGEIVATIGRNGVGKSTLMKALIGLLPTRSGSIRFKGRAITNLPPHQRAALGMGYVPQGREIFPELTVEENLLMGEGINQAKVRPRYDLVYAYFPILHARRRQLAGTFSGGQQQMLAIGRALVGRPELLLLDEPSLGIQPSIVLEIGESLTRLNREEGLSILLVEQNVGLISHLAQRAYAMDKGSVVATLTWEALQHREVLAEHLAI from the coding sequence ATGACACTCGGATCTCTCATCGAGGTGCAGGACTTGGTGGCTGGATATGGTAGCGGCGATATCCTGCAAGGCGTCAACCTGAGGATCGAGGCGGGCGAAATCGTCGCAACGATTGGGCGCAATGGAGTTGGCAAGTCGACATTGATGAAGGCTCTCATCGGGCTGCTCCCCACCCGCTCTGGATCGATACGGTTCAAGGGGCGAGCAATTACGAATTTGCCGCCGCATCAACGCGCGGCGCTGGGCATGGGTTACGTGCCCCAAGGGCGGGAGATCTTTCCCGAACTCACAGTCGAGGAAAACTTGTTGATGGGGGAGGGTATCAATCAGGCGAAGGTCAGACCACGCTACGATCTGGTGTATGCGTATTTCCCGATACTGCACGCGAGACGGCGTCAGCTCGCCGGAACCTTCAGCGGCGGCCAGCAGCAGATGCTGGCGATCGGTCGTGCGCTCGTCGGTCGACCGGAACTGTTGCTGCTGGACGAACCGTCGCTCGGCATACAACCGAGCATCGTCCTGGAAATCGGCGAGAGCCTGACCAGACTCAACCGCGAAGAAGGCCTTTCGATTCTTCTGGTCGAGCAGAATGTTGGACTGATTTCACACCTGGCGCAACGCGCATATGCCATGGACAAGGGGAGCGTGGTCGCGACCTTGACCTGGGAAGCTCTCCAGCATCGAGAAGTTCTGGCGGAACACTTGGCAATCTGA
- a CDS encoding ABC transporter ATP-binding protein: MSELTDRDARPLLRTEDLVKSFGGVMAVDHLSLLVSAGELRCLIGPNGAGKSTLFGLLSGLHRPDRGHIWFKGEDITRLPPHRRVRKGLCQKFQTTRIYRDLTVAQNLLIASGVQFERENERVRWALHSLDLASRPEVKAGELPHSHQQWLEICLTLSTEPDLLLLDEPTAGMTPDETARTARFLIDLNKQGLTVLVVEHDMEFVRHIARRVTVLHNGQIFSEGVLEEIEANQEVRRIYLGER, encoded by the coding sequence ATGAGCGAGCTCACTGATCGAGATGCGCGACCGCTGTTGCGGACCGAAGATCTCGTGAAATCCTTCGGCGGCGTTATGGCCGTCGATCATCTCAGTTTGCTGGTGTCTGCTGGCGAGTTACGTTGCCTCATCGGTCCAAATGGAGCAGGAAAGTCAACGTTGTTCGGCTTGTTGTCAGGCCTTCACCGACCAGACCGGGGTCACATCTGGTTCAAGGGCGAGGACATCACCCGGCTACCGCCTCATCGCCGGGTCCGCAAGGGCTTGTGCCAGAAATTTCAGACCACCCGCATCTATCGCGACCTGACGGTCGCACAGAATCTGCTCATCGCGAGCGGCGTTCAGTTCGAACGCGAAAACGAACGAGTGAGGTGGGCGCTGCACAGCCTCGATCTGGCGTCACGACCAGAGGTCAAGGCCGGCGAGCTGCCCCACAGTCACCAGCAGTGGCTCGAAATCTGCCTTACGCTATCCACCGAGCCCGACCTTCTTCTGCTCGATGAGCCAACCGCTGGAATGACTCCCGACGAGACCGCGCGGACGGCACGTTTCCTGATCGACCTCAACAAGCAGGGCCTCACGGTGCTGGTGGTGGAGCACGATATGGAGTTTGTGCGCCACATCGCGCGCCGCGTCACGGTGCTGCACAATGGACAGATCTTCAGTGAAGGCGTTCTGGAGGAGATTGAGGCTAATCAGGAGGTCCGGCGAATCTATCTAGGTGAGCGATGA
- a CDS encoding sugar-binding domain-containing protein, which yields MATPYDLMMRVSHHYYRSHLTMAEIGNRLGISRHRVGRLLKAAVATGVVNIEIRVPSGENVELRKALETAFKLKAALIVDVPPDISPDQMKQVTCRSAVSFLRDRLSVHRTIGVGWGSTTFELINALEPLDLSNTKVVQITGGNKRLSMQFDCHEVTRRLAQKLHVQPILLHAPGIVDNSRTRELLMRDSNIRDTFRYFGELDLAIVGIGAIRPAIQSMLIASGYISATELKSLKRAGAVGDVFSYFIDDDGEVVRTELYDRLITIGLADVRRIPTTLGVATGAAKARALAAAMRGGFINTLIADSSLARAVLALQPKAGKVRAAPKARIAPASKVPKVNLRRTCD from the coding sequence ATGGCGACCCCTTACGACCTGATGATGCGGGTGTCGCATCACTATTATCGCAGCCACCTCACCATGGCTGAGATCGGAAATCGTCTCGGTATTTCGAGGCACCGCGTTGGTCGACTTCTTAAGGCGGCCGTCGCCACAGGCGTGGTCAATATCGAGATCCGCGTCCCATCTGGCGAAAACGTTGAGCTCCGGAAGGCGCTCGAAACAGCGTTCAAGCTCAAGGCAGCCCTGATCGTCGATGTGCCGCCCGACATTTCACCGGATCAGATGAAGCAGGTGACTTGCCGATCGGCGGTCTCGTTTCTTAGAGACAGGCTAAGCGTGCATCGGACGATCGGAGTGGGATGGGGAAGTACGACATTTGAACTAATTAACGCGCTCGAGCCTCTAGATCTTTCGAATACGAAGGTCGTGCAAATCACCGGCGGCAACAAAAGGCTGTCGATGCAGTTCGATTGCCACGAAGTCACGCGTCGCCTTGCGCAGAAGCTTCATGTGCAGCCCATCCTGCTGCATGCGCCAGGAATCGTCGATAACAGTCGGACGCGCGAACTGCTGATGCGGGATAGCAATATCCGCGATACTTTTAGATATTTCGGTGAGCTCGATTTGGCGATTGTCGGTATCGGCGCGATTAGGCCGGCAATTCAGTCCATGCTAATCGCGAGCGGGTACATTTCCGCGACGGAATTGAAGTCCTTGAAAAGGGCAGGAGCCGTCGGCGATGTCTTTTCCTATTTCATTGACGATGACGGAGAGGTCGTACGAACCGAGCTCTACGATCGGCTGATCACGATTGGCCTTGCCGATGTTCGCCGCATTCCAACCACCTTGGGTGTAGCCACTGGCGCGGCGAAGGCACGAGCCCTTGCTGCGGCCATGCGGGGCGGATTTATCAATACGCTGATCGCGGACAGTTCGCTGGCCCGCGCCGTGCTGGCGTTGCAGCCGAAGGCTGGCAAGGTCCGCGCAGCGCCCAAGGCGCGCATTGCGCCCGCGAGTAAAGTACCGAAAGTTAATCTGCGGAGGACATGCGACTAA
- a CDS encoding protein-L-isoaspartate(D-aspartate) O-methyltransferase, whose translation MRAEDLEVLREDMLTVIAASAFTLRGTIGKSALDEHVMTAMGKVPRHEFVPIELQPYAYANIPLPIGFAKTISQPFIVALMTDLLDIEPHDSVLEIGTGLGYQAAILAQLARKVYSVEIIEELGQAAKQRLRQQRCSNVELKIADGYHGWSEHAPFDKVIVTAAPDLIPPPLIHQLKAGGKMVIPAGLPDAQKLILAEKLANGRMTMKEILSVRFSQLEGTGSDL comes from the coding sequence ATGCGAGCAGAAGACCTTGAGGTCCTGCGTGAAGATATGCTCACGGTCATCGCCGCCAGCGCCTTTACGCTGCGTGGCACCATCGGCAAGAGTGCGCTTGACGAACACGTCATGACTGCCATGGGCAAGGTGCCGCGGCATGAGTTTGTGCCAATCGAACTTCAGCCCTACGCATATGCCAATATTCCACTTCCCATCGGCTTCGCAAAGACGATCTCGCAGCCGTTTATCGTCGCCTTAATGACCGATCTGCTCGACATCGAGCCCCACGACAGCGTTCTCGAAATCGGTACCGGTCTTGGCTATCAGGCCGCCATCCTCGCGCAGCTGGCGCGCAAAGTATACTCCGTTGAAATCATCGAAGAGCTCGGCCAAGCGGCGAAACAACGACTCCGACAGCAGCGCTGCAGCAATGTCGAACTCAAAATTGCCGATGGCTATCACGGTTGGTCAGAGCACGCACCCTTTGACAAGGTGATCGTGACGGCCGCTCCCGATCTCATTCCTCCTCCGCTGATCCACCAATTGAAAGCGGGTGGAAAAATGGTGATACCGGCCGGCCTGCCCGATGCGCAGAAGCTCATTCTGGCCGAGAAGCTCGCCAACGGCAGAATGACGATGAAAGAGATTCTGTCCGTTCGGTTCTCTCAACTCGAAGGGACTGGATCCGACTTGTGA